The Alnus glutinosa chromosome 1, dhAlnGlut1.1, whole genome shotgun sequence region ACCTCTCCACCTCCAGCTTCCTCATACCTTTAGCCATACATTCGGCTCGAAACTCCGGCGAACGCTTAGCTGTGTTGGTGAGTGAACGGCCAAAGAAGAGCAAATCTGGAACAAAAACTCTGTACTTTAATTTCTCGCTAGAGCCAAGTACTCAACAATCATTTTCGCCcgtgagattaaaaaaaaaggaagaaaagaaaagaaaaaagatagatATGTGAACAATGCAACGCTACATGTAGCGTTGCATTGTTCCCAAATCtaagaaaaatctattataGCTTTTGTTTAGATAATCCAATGGAGCgcgtttttaactttttgtttaTCTACTTTAGCCTAAAGTTGCAAATAGCTAACCtattagagcattcacagcggatcatctaaattttaatttaaaacagCTAAccaaaattcattttctttagtttagctaatgagttttaaaaggcatcctccatccgattatctatcattaattctatattctttttttatagaCAAGTTCGCACTAACTGTTCCAGAAAATTGAACAACTCCCCATATTACACGAAAAACATAGAAATTCCACAGTGAGGTTCTCTCACATCTTTTGGTCACCAAAACACATAAAGAAAAACTTGCAGAATCAACATCTTGAATCACCCCAAAACACCCATATTCTGCCATTGAAACCAACCGAATCACCCTAGAAATTCCTCTAAATTTCGATCACCCTCACCCAAAAATCAAAACCTCACACTCAAAACCACCCCATCTTTCCTTAATTTTGGTCATTCGGCCAATCCAGAAAACTCACCCATCGGAAATTTCCAACAATCAAAATCAACAACCCCTCCACCTTCGATATCCAGGAAATCAAAACCCCAACACTGTTGAACAACCACAGAACCACCAAATCCTAAAAATCAAACCCACCCAATGAAATTGAAAACCAAACCAACAATCTTTTGAACCACTGTAGCTAAAAATTTCATTCTCTGACAAATTTGAAACCAGACCCAAGTCTTTGGCCTCGGAACCTGAGAACCTCCGACCCGTCAAAGCCAGCTCCATAGCGTGACCGTACTTGACGACAGCGGAGATCACTGGCTTCCGGCGCCGCTCAATCGAGGTGACCGCGTCCTGTAGGAACTTGATCTCCTGCCGGAGTTTCTCTTTGGCGCGGCCTCGGTCGCTTCTAGAGAGTGACTTGTTGGAGATCGAGCCCAAAGTTGTGAGATCGATACAGGAGCAGAAGTGGGCGCCGACGCCTGAGAGGATGACGACGACGTTGACGTCAAGGTTCTGGCCAAGGGTGGCGAGGGCGCTAGGGAATTTGGAGAAGAAATCGCGGGAGAGAGAGttgcaaagagagagagagacgcagacgggagaaagaaagaagaaaagccaaaagaaacaattaaaaatgaatgcaTCCGTGTAGAgttgcactgttcacaaatgGATGAAAAATCTATTCTAGCTTTTATTTAGATAATCCAATGAAGTgggtttttgttatttattctaACCTAACAATGAAAATAGATAATCCAATGTAAGTGCTCTTAGGAATGCTCTTAGACAAGAAAAGACAGATAATtaatgacaaaaagggggaaaaaaaaaattgtgggggAGGGGGTGGAGGGTTATACAAGGGATGATTGTTAGAATTAGTTGTATATGGATGATTTTATTGTCTATAGAGATCTTCCTGGTCTTTTAGATAGTGTAACTCGGCAGTGCATATTCTCTGTCATCAAGTTCATGAAGGTACGGTCCAAACTAATAAGGGTTTACAAAATCCAAACCCTTACCGTTAGTGGTCAGATATGCTTAATAACGGCTCTTACAGTACCGCTATATCTCAAGTACAACAATAGGACTAACTAATGTGCAAGAGTctcccttcaaaaaaataaaaataaaaatgtgcaAAAATCGGAAGAGTGACGACTGACTGACGAAAAAAGTGCACATTGACAAGTATAATAGCGAAGTGTGCCCTATCTCAATTAGGTGGCGATTCATATTCGTGTGTGCCCGAGTCAGGGTCTTGTCAAAAAATTAgtgtaaaattatataagttaatcTTAATTCTATTTATGTAATTAAACATGATAGAACTTTTAACTTTAACTGGTTAATTTCGTATCGGGTTTGCGGATTGTGTTACGAATTGCCAGTCCTATTATCGCTTGTTGGATTCGAGTCGTGTTAAtgtatgagtataagactatataaatttattataactcgacttatttaattaaacatgtcaaaccTCTAGACCTTAACTAGTTAATTTCGTGTAGGATTGTGGGATTTGTGCGTCGTATCAAAAATTGTTTGTCCTAATTtcaactcactacaaaaaaaacgcAAATTCTGGATGGTTTTAAACCGTTCAGAAATTGAGAAAAACCGCTTGGAAACAATTTTAGACGGTTTATTCTAGACTGTTTTAAACCATCCGGAATAAAAAGTCGTGAAATGGATTTCTGGATGGTTTGGGCCAAACTGTCTGGAATTCTAGATGGTTTGGGAAAAAAAGTCTAGAATTAATTTTAGATGGTTTGGGCAAAAAAGTCTAGAattaattctggacggtttggaaAAAATCGTATGGAattaattttggatggttttGCTCAAACTATATAgaatcattaattattattattattttttaaatctatgCGTGAGTTTGaatacgaatttttttttttttttttgtcatgcgGTCATCTCCCTCATTTGCATCCACCGGAAATCCACCGAAAATCACTGGGTTCATCTCCCTCATTTGCaaatctaaatatttctctcatTTGCAAACAAAACCTGGCACCGAAAGTCACTGGGTTCATCTCTCGGGTCTCAAAAAATCATTCACAAATCATTGAGTTTATCTTCTGACCGTTTTACATGATTCTTGTCCATTTCTTCTGATTTcccaggaattttttttatttttattttttcgtctGTATACCGTCTCTTCGTCTTCAACTGATTTCCCTTCCTCTTCATTCGATTTCCCTTCGTCTGTAGCAGTTGTTGTCTTTGATGTACGTTTTTCTTCGTCTCGTCTGAAAGATCTGCCCAAAACGAAAAACACAACAATGAAGACCCAAATATTTTAGTAACCCAAAAAAAGACCCAAAAAACCAACAATGAAATCACACCCTAAAAGCAAGCCCATGCTAAAAATAAGACCCAAAAATCAACAACGAGAATAAGAGAAAGATTTAGAGGAACCGGCGATTATACAAGTCCCATTCGCTGTCAATTtgcttgaaagttgaaaccaaCAGCTTGTTGGAGAATCCGACGATTTCGCGTTAGGAAAAGCATGTTATTGTAGGAGCTCCATGACTGATGAATCAAACCTACTAACCTAGAAGTGCACATATCAAAAGAAATGGACGATTGCGATTTTGGCTGGGAAAAAAACCAGATAGATGTGGTGAAATCTGGGGGCATCATGCGGATTGATAACATGgcgtaggaaaaaaaaaattctagacggtttcaaaagaAATCGTCTAGAACtgaaatttatagacggtttcaaaaaaaaccttctataaatttataaacggtttttataaaaccgtctgaaattttaTGGATGGTTTAATTAAACTgtctataataaattttttacaaatggTTTCGGAAAAACTGcctgtaaattttgttttttagatgGTTTCTTTataaatgtctttttttttttttttttttttttttttttggtgtgtgtgtgtgtgtgtgtgtgtgtgtgtagtgaCTAGTCCAAATTATTGGTGTAAGACACATAAAAattgtctagaaaaaaacctgtgtgtgtgtgtgttcaaaaaaaataacgGGACATTTCCTGAATATGGTGGTGACTAGTCCAAATtattggtgtgtgtgtgtgtgttcaaaaaaaataacgGGACATTTCCTGAATATGGTGGTGACTAGTCCAAATTATTGGTGTAAGACACATAACCTACTTTAGATTTCGCCATTGGGCTGAGGCTTGCATCCTATATTcctattattcaaaaaaaataacggGACATTTCCTGAATATGGACTGTCAGGGACATTTTCAGGCATTAAGTGGGTTtgtgcttaaaaaaaaaaaaaaaaaaatgtggattAAATCTTGACTGTCCTTGCTCAATAACAGGAGTACGGGCAATGAATGGTTGCCTAATGACAATTTCTTTTTGCTGCCACAAACGTCTGCAGAAATCATTTACAATGGTAATGTCGCATGAAAATTGTAAGAATAAAATCTATGTACTTGGCTATGTAATTTAATTACTTTGATCAATTATCAAATCAGAAGAGTTCTAATGTGCATTATAGATGGTACatcagttttgaaaaaagaccaAATTGATACCTCaatcaagttttgaaaaaaatcatttttataatgCCAATGTTCTccttttttctaataaataaaaactgattCACGTGACAATGTTATTATGAATGATTAAtaagtaatatttattttaagtagataaatattttgagagtttgttgtttgatggtttaaaaaataagtaatgtttcttgcacaactcttacacaactttttgcacaactctaactacttttttttatgatcaaccattggatttgttttcttacacATGGGTTATAaatatgggatttgattcttgtacaacaccaatacaacaactgcacaacaacccctcacatgagggtgggccccagtatgtggaacccaccctcatgtgaggaattgttgtacagttgttgtattggtgttgtaaatctaacattttcctataaatattcaatagttaattttttttaaaaaaattgttagagttgactaaaagttgtgcaagagttttacttttaaaaaaatggcctAAAGCTCTTAAAGTAGTTTTGAGagttaaacttaaaaaaattacgaagatgccattgtaaatttttatttttatttttatttttttttttgaacgagaAAATCTGCTTCTTATTAATTGATAACAAAAATGATCCCCAGTAAGGAAATCTAGAGACACAAACGTTCCCTAACAATAAGATCTGCAATACAGTTCGGAGGTTCCTCTAGCCAGACATCCGAAAGATTTTGCTCCACTGCCAATCTAGCCAAAGTATGAGCTACATTATTACACTCTCTTTTCACGTGAACAAATTTGGCAGATCTAAAACCTTGAAGCTCTTGTACTATGCTTTCTGTGATATGACCAGTTTTAGCTAGATGAGGAAGAGGGGAAATTATGTCATTCACTACCTGTGCTGCATCTCCTTCCAATATCACCTCAAAGAAGCCAACCTCTTTGCAAAACTTGACTGCCCAGATTGCTGCCAAAACTTCAGCCATACATGCTTCCGTTCTCTGAAGAAATACCATGCAACGTGCCCCCATAAAATCCCCCTTACTATCTCTTGCAACCATACCAAGCCCAATAGAGTTATTTTGTTTACTGATGGCTGCATCCCAATTGACTTTTATATGATCATGAGGAGGGGGCTTCCAAGCTTGTTGAAACCCCACCGGATGCTCAGTATGTGACTCAGATGTAGGCTGATCTGGATTTGAGCACCGCATAAATTCCTCCAGAGTCACTTTTGCTCCTGCAAGTATGTCAGATGGGGAAGAAAAAACTCCTTCAAAAATAAAGGAGTTTCTTCTCAACCACAACCTTCTAGCCATTATCACCATCAATTCCATAGTTTCTTTTTTGAAACGCACCTGAAATTCTTCAAACAGAGTTAGGAAGGAGCTATAGTTAGTCCCACACTTCTGAAAATTTGACAGTGATCCTCCCCAGACATCCTGCGCCGCCGGACAAGTCCACAGAACATGGATCACAGTTTCCCTCTCCGTTTTACACATTGGGCACAATTCATCCTCAATCACTTTTCGGCGCACCAGGTTTACCCGAGTTGGCAATATATCGTGGATAGCCCGCCATATAAACACTTTCACCTGATTTGGGACTCTGAGGCTCCATAGAAGCTTCCACATCCCTTGGTCACTTCTCCCTGAAGAACTTTGTCCTCTATCCATGTCATGCAAACTGTATCCCAAGTGATATGCACTCCTAACTGTGAATTTGCCATCTTTTGTGTCCTTCCATATCAGTCTGTCCTGGGGAAGATTAGGGCTTAGAGGAATATTCAATATGACCTCTGCCTCCTCCTTCATAAACACTTCCCTAATGAGATCTTCTTTCCACACACCACGATCTTGATCAATAATCTCCCCCACTAGAGCATTCGAATCAAGAAGTCTAGGAAAGGATTGGACAGTGTGGAGAGTTGGAGTTGGCAGCCACCGAGACTTCCATATGCTTATTGATCTACCATCGCCCACCCTCCACAACAAACCCTGTTCCAATAATTCCCTGGCATTGCAGATGCTCCTCCATACAAAAGATGCGCGGGGCCCAATTTTAGCTTCCATAAAAGTGGAGGAAGGATGGTATTTGGCCTGTAAGATCCGGGAAATAAGTGAATCCGGATTTTGTAGAATTCTCCATCCTTGCTTTGCTAACATGGCCTTGTTGAAAAGGACCAAATCCCTAAACCCAAGTCCTCCTGCCACCTTTGATTTACTCATTCTTTCCCAGCTCATCCAGTGGATTTTAGAAGACTTCGACATATGATTCCACCAAAAATTTTGCATCAATGCATTGAGCTCCTTACATAAAGAAACAGGTAACTGGAAGACACTCATGCAGTAAGTGGGAATAGCCTGAACCACGGCTTTAACTAACACCTCCTTCCCTGCCTGTGATAGGAACTGCACTTTCCAATTTGACAATTTATTATTCACCTGCTCCTTTATGTATTGGAAAGCTTGTGCCCTTGATTTACCCACAAAAGTAGGAAGGCCAAGATATGCGTCAATGCGGAGTGTTTCTGTTAGCCCTGATAATTGTAAGATCTCCTGCCTTCTTTCCCAACTTGTATTACGACTAAAAAACACTGAGGTTTTCTGCACATTTAGTTTCTGACCTGAGGCTTGTTCATATCTGCCCAGAATTCTCATCAACCTCCTCCATTCAACAGCATTAGATTTACAAAACAGAATGCTGTCATCAGCAAAAAACAGATGACTAATTCTCGGACCCTTCGGAGAGGTTGGAACCCCTGAAATATGTCCTCTCTGCTCAGCTCTCCCAAGTAATGCGCTAAGACCTTCTGCacatataagaaataaatatggGGAGATTGGGTCCCCTTGTCTGAGTCCTCTTGACGGCTGAATATTCCCAACCGGGCTTCCATTTACCAAAACTGCATACCGGACAGAGGTTACACACTTCATCACTAAATCAACCCAACGTACATCAAATCCCAATCTTAGCATCGCAGCTCTTAGATATCTCCATTCAACCCTATCATAAGCTTTACTCATATCAAGCTTTACCCCCATATACCCCACCCGGCTCCACATTCTTTGCTGCATTGTGTGCATTGTTTCAAAAGCCACAATTACATTATCAGAAATTAACCTGCCAGGTATAAAAGCACTCTGTGCAGAAGATATAATATGGGGCAAGACTGCTTTAAGACGATTGGCCAAAACCTTTGAGACCAATTTGTAAATGACATTACATAAACTTATTGGTCTAAATTCAGAGACATGCACTGGGCTATGCACCTTAGGAATAAGTGCAATATGAGTTTTATTTATTCCTCTGTCCAGAACACCCGTTtggaaaaaatgatttacagcAGAGCATACCTCATTGTGAATTATGGCCCAGTTGGATTGGTAGAAACAGGCTGAGAAGCCATCCGGACCTGGGGCCTTCATGGCTGGCATGTCGTGCATCGCTGCAGAAATATCCTCCACAGACAACTCTTCCAATAGTTTTTTATTCATCTCCTCAGTAACTCTCCTCTCAAGGGCATTCAGACAGTCttccatatcttcttcttctcttcctgcCCTGAAAAGATCCGAATAATAGGATACAAATGCTGACTCAATTTGTTCCTGAGTTGTACACTCCAATCCCTCcatattttgaattttctgaatagtAGCCCGTTGCTTCCTCTGAGTGGCACATGCatggaaaaattttgtattacgATCTCCAAACTGCAACCAATTTACCTTAGCCCTTTGCCTCCACTTTAAATCCTCTTGTTCAAGAAGACTGTGTAAATCTTCCTGAACTTTGGATTCGGCTTCCACTTGGTTCCGGGGCTCAGCCATTTGGATACTCTGTAactctctttccttttcctgGATAACTTGTTCCACGGAGCTTTTCTGTTTTTGGACCCATTTCTTTAGTGTTTTCCTACACCCATACAGATTAGATTGGACAGTCTTCCACGGGCAATCACACTCCATTTTTGGCCTCCAAACTTGCTTAATCAGTCTCCCATGCTCCTTTATTTTTGCCCATCCAGCTTCATAATGgaaatttttcctctttctcCAAATCTTCTCCCCAGACTTAGAGAAGTTTACTTGGATTGGATGGTGGTCAGAGTGAAATCGGGCCAAGACCTCCACTTGTATCATGTTGTAAACAGAGCACCACCCTTGGTTTGCAACCACCCTATCCAGGCGTTCCCTAGTTGTATCCGGTTCCTGTCTTCCATTCCACCATGTGAATTTTTGGGCCAACAAAACCCAATTCTGACAGCTTGCTATCTTCCAACGCTCTCCTAAATTCAGCCATTTGAGATGAAGGCCTGGGAGTTCGACTCGACTTCTCCGAAGCTGATGTTATTTCATTAAAATCCCCTATACACATCCACGGGTCTGGTTGCAGAGTTGAGAGGTGCCGGAGCAGGGCCCATGATTCATTCCTTCTGGCTGTGTCTGGATTTCCATAAAATCCTGTTAATTTCCATGGAAAATCATCTTGGTTACAACGGACCACTGCATTGATATGACTCTGGCTGTAGTTTTGTATTTCTACCCCATTTTGATTTCTCTACAGAAGCATCAAGCCACCACTTTTACCAATACACTCCACAACAAAACACTGATCAAAGCCAAGTTTACAACGAATAGACTCAGCTcgtttcttatttaatttggttTCCATAAGGAAGACCAAATCCGGGCGCTTTTCCTTCACCAAATAGCAAAGGGATCGAACTGCccgggggttcccaagcccccggcagttccaGCTGAGCACAATCATTGCAGTCGGCGGGGCTGGCTACCAGCCTCCGCCTGAACCCTGACAATGGAGTTAGCTTCATCACCTTCCTTCCTTCCCTTTTTCGACTGTGCTGCCTCATCCTCCTCATCTTCATCCACTAGCTTTCGTTTCCCTCCTCCTCCAGACTGTATACCTTCGTAATTTCCCGAACCATCAGAACCCCTAGCTCTTTGTTTCCATGTGAGTTGACCTCCCTGTTTCCTCACCGAGTGGGATTGTGAGTTTTCCTGAAGTCTCGCTGAACCTGGAGACTTTCTTTGATGATTTTTCCTTGTCTGACACACAGACTTCTGCTTGCCCCCCTTCTGATGTTGAGGATCCACACCATTTTGACAGCTGTTAGGTGCAACAGCTTTACCAACGCATGGGAAATAAGTGTTGGAGACAGGATCTTTTAACAAGTTGACCACCTCCCCCTCCTTCAGCCCATTCCACCTCATTTTCTGCAGACCCGAGTCCCATTGGCCCACGTACTTTTGGGCCCATTTGCCGCCAATTTCCGTCGATTCACCATTTGAATTTGAGCTTTCAGATTTTCCAAAATGGAAAAAATCACCCCCTAGCCTCTGAACTTCCTCTGTACCTGATTTCGTGCTGCCGTTACCATTTGGTACATTAATACCATCTCCTTCAATTTCCGTTACACTATCTTTCCGTTTCCCAGGATCCCGTAACTCTTGCATCCCCACAGCTGACTCCCCCAATTCAACATGGTAGGGATCTCCCCCATTAACTCCTCCCCGACAATTGCGCTCTGTTTCCCGAAACTGTTCCTCCGTCTGGGTGCTAGGTTTCCGTCCATGGAGATCTCCGTCTTCGCCGTCAATCCCCTTCTCCATTGAACTGA contains the following coding sequences:
- the LOC133858362 gene encoding uncharacterized protein LOC133858362, with the protein product MIQVEVLARFHSDHHPIQVNFSKSGEKIWRKRKNFHYEAGWAKIKEHGRLIKQVWRPKMECDCPWKTVQSNLYGCRKTLKKWVQKQKSSVEQVIQEKERELQSIQMAEPRNQVEAESKVQEDLHSLLEQEDLKWRQRAKVNWLQFGDRNTKFFHACATQRKQRATIQKIQNMEGLECTTQEQIESAFVSYYSDLFRAGREEEDMEDCLNALERRVTEEMNKKLLEELSVEDISAAMHDMPAMKAPGPDGFSACFYQSNWAIIHNEVCSAVNHFFQTGVLDRGINKTHIALIPKVHSPVHVSEFRPISLCNVIYKLVSKVLANRLKAVLPHIISSAQSAFIPGRLISDNVIVAFETMHTMQQRMWSRVGYMGVKLDMSKAYDRVEWRYLRAAMLRLGFDVRWVDLVMKCVTSVRYAVLVNGSPVGNIQPSRGLRQGDPISPYLFLICAEGLSALLGRAEQRGHISGVPTSPKGPRISHLFFADDSILFCKSNAVEWRRLMRILGRYEQASGQKLNVQKTSVFFSRNTSWERRQEILQLSGLTETLRIDAYLGLPTFVGKSRAQAFQYIKEQVNNKLSNWKVQFLSQAGKEVLVKAVVQAIPTYCMSVFQLPVSLCKELNALMQNFWWNHMSKSSKIHWMSWERMSKSKVAGGLGFRDLVLFNKAMLAKQGWRILQNPDSLISRILQAKYHPSSTFMEAKIGPRASFVWRSICNARELLEQGLLWRVGDGRSISIWKSRWLPTPTLHTVQSFPRLLDSNALVGEIIDQDRGVWKEDLIREVFMKEEAEVILNIPLSPNLPQDRLIWKDTKDGKFTVRSAYHLGYSLHDMDRGQSSSGRSDQGMWKLLWSLRVPNQVKVFIWRAIHDILPTRVNLVRRKVIEDELCPMCKTERETVIHVLWTCPAAQDVWGGSLSNFQKCGTNYSSFLTLFEEFQVRFKKETMELMVIMARRLWLRRNSFIFEGVFSSPSDILAGAKVTLEEFMRCSNPDQPTSESHTEHPVGFQQAWKPPPHDHIKVNWDAAISKQNNSIGLGMVARDSKGDFMGARCMVFLQRTEACMAEVLAAIWAVKFCKEVGFFEVILEGDAAQVVNDIISPLPHLAKTGHITESIVQELQGFRSAKFVHVKRECNNVAHTLARLAVEQNLSDVWLEEPPNCIADLIVREHLSDETKKNVHQRQQLLQTKGNRMKRKGNQLKTKRRALATLGQNLDVNVVVILSGVGAHFCSCIDLTTLGSISNKSLSRSDRGRAKEKLRQEIKFLQDAVTSIERRRKPVISAVVKYGHAMELALTGRRFSGSEAKDLGFGGSVVVQQCWGFDFLDIEGGGVVDFDCWKFPMDLLFFGRSLTNTAKRSPEFRAECMAKGMRKLEVERCTLVGHSYGGTIGFKMAEMYLDLAESLVVTCSVTALTESLSSSALERLSVFPFHARGTPHRLTTDSFAFTASVLHTSNQFTASQDVWSFARGPRLHSSQLHVASRPSLHSLAVRRPPSTPHSVPSL